GCTACTTTCTGGGCTGAACCATGAACAAGAACGTGTACGACTCCCGGCTGCAGAATGCCAACCGAATCGTTCGGACGGCGATGCTCGTGTGTGGATTTCTGGCAATAGGCAACGTGGTGTTGTGCGGGGTGGTGTGGAAAACACTGGGTACGCAGCGCGAAGTGCTGTTAATACCCGATATCAAGGGCCCCATCAGTTTCGACGGCGGCGGTCGCTACAACGAAGAGTATTTGAGTCAGATGGCGACATGGTTTGCGCAACTGACACTCACTTATCACCCGTCGAGCTACGACTACCAGGTCAACGAGCTCCTGAAATATGCCGATCCGTCGGTTTACGGGTCTCTCAAGGCGCAACTCCTGGCCGACAAGGAGACCCTGGATCGGCGGAAATACAGTTCGGTGTTCTACCCCGACGGCGTCGAGGTGCAAAACGGTGTCGTCGGCATCCGCGGTCGATTGCAGACCTTTGTTGGCTCCAAGCAGATTGATGATCGACCGGCTGCCTGGCGGGTGCGTTTTACTCGGCTGTCAACCGGGCGCATTGCCGTTCGCGAACTCAAGGAGACGGACTATGACAATCCGCTGGGTATTGTTGCTGCTGCTTCCCGTTAGTACCGCGTTCGCCGGCCAGACGCTCGAGGTGGAACCGGGCGGCACCTATCAGGTGCGCGCGGCGGCCAATGACCTGACCTCGATCGGCATGGCCGACAACCTGCGATTGCAGGCGGTCTTTGGCATGGAGAGCCTGGTCACGATTTCCAAGGACGAGGCCTTTGGCCGCGTGATCATCAAGCCCGTCAGCGGGCAGGCGTTCACGTTGATCGTCACCGACGAGAACGGCGATTCGTATTCGCTCGAAGTGACCCCCGTCGCCGGTCCCGGCGAAGTGATCACGCTCAAACGCAAAAGTCACCGCATGAACGAAGCGCTCCTGAAGGCCGAGCGCGACTTGCCGTTTACCCGCCGATTGAAGCGCACGCTCAAACAAGTGGCCCAGGGCCAGGTGCCCGCCGGCTACGAGTTGAAGCGCCGCGACGTCACGGTGCCACTGTGGGTGGAAGCCGACATTCGGTTGGTGGCCGTGTACAGGGGTGCCATGACGATCGAGCACTACGTGCTCCAGAACGTCAGCGGCTCGGACATGCGCTTGGACGAGCGAGAATTCCGCACTCTCGGCAGCGTGCGCTCGGTGGCGATACGCCGTCACCATTTGCCGCCCGAAGCCGACACGGACGTCTACATCGTCCGCGACGCCGGTGTCGGCGATGCCGGTAGCTTGCGTGGGGAATCTCGTGAGCGCACCTGAATTCACCACCAGTGAGGCGCTCAAGAAGCGCCAGCTGGTTATCTTCATTGGTGTCGCCGTAATCGTTTGCGGCGCGCTGTTGCTGTTTCTCTATAACAACGCCAAGCGCCAGGCGATACCGCCGCACCAGGCCAACGATCGTATCGTGAGCCAGGATTTCAGCACGCCGCGCAGGGTGGTCGACCCGGAAGACGCGTGGATCACCAGCAGTGAAGTGGATCTTGGCGAAATGGCCGATCGCCTCAAGGCCTTCGAGCGGGAGAACGAGTTGCTGCGGAACCGCCTCGATCGCCTGGAAACATCCGGGACTCGGGCCTCAACGGCCGTCCAGACTACCAACCCCAACCAGCGCAGCGCGAGCGGCTTGTTACCGCCGCTCGGCAAACCGCCACCACCGGTTAAGAGCATCCCGAAGCCCACCGCGGCGGTGCCACCATCGGGCGGTGGTACCGGTGTGGCGAGCCTGCAGCCGCCGCAGCCGAAGATTACGCGCGTGGCGTTCGCGAAGGTCAATGACCGCCAGGATGCGCTGGTGCATCCGCACATCAATGAAACCCTGCCTGCCGGCACCTTTGTTAACGCGGTGATGCTCAATGGCCTCGCGGCGCCGACCGGCAACCTTGGTCAGCGCAATCCGCACCCGATCCTGCTGGAACTCGTGGACGCCGGCAATCTGCCGAATCGCTTTTCGCACCGCGTGCGCTCCTGCCGCATCATCGCCGCCGGCCACGGCGAACTTTCAGACGAACGGGCCTACATCCGCCTCGAGCGGCTGACCTGCGTGCTGCGCACCGGCGAGGTCATCAGCAAGCAAGCGAAGGGCTACGTCACCGGCGAGGACGGCAAGAACGGACTCGCGGGACTCCTGGTGACCAAGCAAGGGGCATTTGTGGCCCGCTCGATGCTGGCGGGCGTCTTTTCCGGACTCGGTCGGGCGATTGGCCAGTCGTACTCGAACGTCTCCACCTCCGCACTGGGGACCGTGGAATCCATCGACCCCGACGATATCGGCAAGGCCGGCGTGGCCGAGGGCGTGGCCACGGCGACGGAAAAAGTGGCCGACTGGTATCTGGAGCGGGCCGACGAAGTGTTTCCGTTTGTCGAGATCGAGGCGGGCCGCATCGTCACCGTGACCTTCACCGAAGACATTGCCCTTGAAGCCAACCTTATCGAGAAGTACGTCGAATGAACACACACAGCCGCGCCGCCCTTCTTTCCTTGCAAGCTCTCCTGCTCATCAGTCCGCAGGGGGCCCTGCGCGCAGACGACGCGGCGCAGACCATCGCCAGCGCGATGCCCGGCACCCCGATCAAGAGCACTCTGCCCACGGTCATCGACGGGCTCTATGAAGTCGTCGCCGGTGACAATGTCTTGTATGTCGATTCCACCGGGCGCTATCTGGTGATCGGCAGCATCTACGATCTGAAGGAAGACAAAGACTTGTCCGCTGCCCGGCGCGCACAAGTGAGCCAGACTGGTGAAACCTCGGGCGCGCCACGGCCGAGCTCCGTGATTGACGCCGTGCCGCTGGAGGCGGCGATCACCGTCGGCACCGGCGATCGCTCGCTCACCGTGATCACGGATCCTGGTTGTGCGTGGTGCCGACGGCTGTGGCTTGAGTCCTTGAATAGTTTGAGCGGTGTGCGTGTCCATCACCTGCTGCTGAGTCGCACGCCGGAGTCGCTCGGAATCTTGTGCGCCAAGGACCCGGGGGCGGCGCTCGGCCGCGCCTTCGAGGTATCGGCGACGACCGCAAAAACACCGGTGCCGAGTGCACGGTGCCGTAGCGATGCAGAAGAGAAGATCGCGCGCGTGGCGCGCTTTGCCGAACGCATTGGCGCCGTCGGCACGCCCGTCCTCATTCGTGATGATGGGGTGATTCACGCAGGCTTTCTGGGTCGCGATGCGCTCATGGACTGGTTGGGAGGCGACACCGATGCTTCCTAAAGCGTGGATCGTCTTGGTCGTCAGCTTGCTGCCAACGCTTGGCGTTGTCAGCAGCGCAGCCGAGGGTGGTGAGGTGCTGCCCATGCGCACGAAGGCGCCGCTGGTGTACGAGACGCCGCTCAAAAACGCGGTGATTCTGGAATTTCAGCTGTACGACAACGAGACCTGGTGCTGGCTGTACCTGCGCAAAGATGCGTGGGATGCGATCCGCGCCAACGGCGGCGAGGTGCCGGCCAATCTCGATATCGGCCGGCTGCAGTGTGAACGACGCTAGGAGAACCCGATGCAACGACTGAAAACGACCGGTGCGGCCTGGCTGATGGCGGCGCTCTTGTCTGGCTGCGGCACGCTGCCGGACACCACGCTAGGGCACAAGTGCGGCATTCCCGACGGTGTCGGCTGCCTGAGTACCCAGGAAGTTTACAACCGAACGGTGGCCGGCGATCTGCCCGGACTGCAGACGATCGAGGGTGCACCCACACGCGGACGCGATACCGAACTGCCGATTGCCACGGACGATGCGCCAACGGTGATTCGCACCCGTGCGATGTACGCGCCGCCCGAGGAGCTGCGCATCTGGGTGAATCAGTGGCGCGATGTCGACGGCGATCTGCACGACGATGCCTTCATCTACGTGGTGGTCGGCGAAGGCCAGTGGCTGGTGAGGGATTGAGGTATGCCTGCAGCGCTGTCAGAGCCGTTCGGCAAGTTCAAAGAGTTTCTGTCGCAGCACATCTTTGACAACGAACCCGCGGCCAAACGCGAGCATGGCGCGGAGCCGCCGACGCGCGCCGCATGGCAGGCGTTACTGGCCTCGACGCGGTTCTCGACCACGCTGCCGTACGAGTATTTCGATGAGGTACAGGACTTTTTTTACAACGACGATGCATTTGGCTTCATGCTCGAAGTGACACCGGCCACCAGCTTAAGCGAAGAAAACATCCGCGTATTCGCCGGCATCCTCGGTAACAATGTCGCGCCGGAGACCAACCTGCAGTTTTTGCTGTATGCCTCCCCTGACGTGTATCCGGGCCTCAACCGCTGGTACAAGCAGCGCGCGTCCATCGCCGCCCGCGCGCGTCGCGAGCAAGGCGAAGGCGCCGATCAACACGGCATCTACGAAGAATTGGCACGGCGCCGGGTGGAGTACCTCGCCGGCGGCGTGTGGCAATCGTTTTTCAGTGACGAATCCATGGTCGTGCGCGACTACCGCGTGTTTGTTTGCGCACAACGGCCGTTGCCGGAAAGTGGCCGACCGCGCGAGTCGGATATCGAGCAGCTTGATCGGCTTCGCAGCGGACTTACGGGCACCTATCAATCCCTCGGTCTGCAGACCCAACGCGTGAGGCCTGAGGCTTTCATCAATCTGCTCGATACGATCTTGAATCCGAGGAAGCTCCGTACCGAGCGACTGCGCTGGCAGGAGGATCTGGAACTTCGGGAACAGGTGTTGGATGCCGATACGTCCGTGTTCGTCGGTGCCAAGGGTCTGTTGTTCGAGAACGGCGATGAGGCGCGCGACGTGCGCTGCTTTACGGTGCGCGAGTACCCGCAAGCCTGGGCCGGCTGGCTGGCCGCCGATTTGATCGGCGATTTCATGAACAACAACCGCCGCATCAGTTGTCCGTTCCTGACCACGGTCACGGTGCATTTCCCCGATCAGGTGCAGGCCTCGGCAACGGCGAAAACCAAATCGATGCGCGCAACGCAAATGGCGGACAGTGATGCCGGCAAACACGTGCCGAGCTGGGCCGACAAAAAGCGCGAGTGGCAATTCGTGGCGCAAAAGCTCGAGCAAGGTCACACGCTCGCCCGAGTCAACTATCAGACTATTCTGTTTGCGCCGAAGGGTCGCGGCAACGAGTGCGAACAGGAACTGCTGGGCGTCTACAGCAACGCCGGCTGGCACTTAAGCAAAGAAACCAACATCTCGATGCCGGCATTCATGTCGGCGCTGCCACTGGCGGCCGGCCCCCGCCTGGTCAAAGAGGCCGAGACGCTGATTCGCTGGCGTTCTCTGCTGACCTGGACGGCGGCCAATATCGCGCCAATGCTCGCCGAGTGGAAGGGCGACGGCTCGCCGCTGTTGCAGTTGATCGGCCGGCGCGGCCAGCTGATTGCCGTGGACCCGTGGCAGAACAAAGCCGGCAATTACAACATTGCCGTGAGCGCCGCTTCGGGCGCTGGCAAGAGCGTGTTTACCGAAGAGCTGATCACCAGTGTGCTCGGCGTGGGCGGTCGGGCGTGGGTGTTCGATCGCGGGCGTTCCTACGAGCATCTCTGCCACCTGCTCGACGGCCAGTTCATCGAATTCAGTCCCAAGAGCGATATCTGTCTCAACCCGTTTACCAACATCAAGAACTGGTCCGGCATCCCGGATGCTGAGTTGCCGTTAAGTGATGACGAGCAACGCGCTCGCGATCGCGCTGGCGCCGAAGGCGTGATGCTGAAGTACGTCGTCGCCCAGATGGTGAATCCCGATGCGAGCCCGGATCAGATGACCATGGGCTGGATCGAACGCGCCTTGAACACGGTGTGGCACGAACGCGGCACCGACGGCGACGTGACCGCGGTGCGTGATGTGCTGGCCGCCTCCAGCGATCAACGTCAGCGAGACCTGGCCGACTCCCTGTATCCCTACACCAAAGACGGCTTCTTCGGGCGCTATTTCAACGGCCCGGCGAACCTCGATCTCAACCGGGATTTCGTGGTGCTCGAGACCCAGGAACTCGATTCGCGTCCCGAGTTGCAGTCCGTCGTCGTCTTGTTGCTGATGTTGAAGATCACGCAATCGATGTATCTGGGAGAACGTGCGCGCCGCAAGCTGTGCGTGATTGACGAGGCCTGGAAGCTGATGGGCCGGGGCAATGCCGGGCAGTTCATCGAGGAAGGCTATCGCACCGCGCGCAAGTTCGAAGGCGCGTTCATGACCGTGACGCAACGGGTCAATGACTACTACAAGTCGGGTACCGCGCAAGCCGCACTCGATAACGCCGACTATTTGTATTTGTTGCGCCAGAAGAAAGAATCGATCAGGCAGCTGATCGAATCCAAGCGCCTGCCCACGGGTGAGGAAAGCGAGGCCCTGCTGGCCTCCATCAGCACGCGCCAGGGCTTGTACTCGGAGGTGGCGGTGGTTGGCCCGGAGGGTGTCGGGGTCGGCCGACTGGTGCTGGATCCGTTCACCGAAAAGCTCTACTCGTCCAAGGGCGTCGAGTACGAGGCGATTCAGCGGGCGCTACGCAGCGGGCAATCGCTCACCGAGGCGGTCAGCGACCTCGCGGCGGGTGCGAGGCGATGACGCACGAGTCAGAAAAACGGGCAGCGCATGCCCGATCCGGATTCCGAAGCCATTGTCTGGTCGGCATTGTGAGCGGCGCCGTCGCGGCGCTCGCGGTCCTGGCCGGGCAGTCGCTCTTGGCACCGCCACCGCTGCGGGTGGCCACCGTCGACATCAATTCCCTGGTGCTCGGCGAAATCGAGCGCCTGCAGCAACGCGGCATGGACCCGGCCCGGGCCGAGGCCTACGCGCAGCTCTGGGGTCCGCTGCTCGATAAATCGGTGCGGGGAATCGCCGATGACTACGGCGTGGTGCTGCTGGCGAGCCCGGCGGTCGCGGCCGGCGCACCGGATCTGACCAACGTCCTGAAGGAGCGACTCGATCGTGATCTCGATGCCTTTCCCTAAATCTCACACTGCATTCCGGCTCACCGCGGTGTTGCTGCTGCCAATGCTGGTGTTGCTAATCGCCGATCGACTCATCGCGCCGCATTATCGACTGGCGGTGAATGAAAGCGACAGCCTGCCCGGTACCGTGTTCTTGGTGAAGACCGGCGTCTTGCCGCGTTGCGGCCCAGTGATGGGCGAGCACGTGCAGATTCAGATGCGGCGTGATGCCCGCTGGTATTCGGGGATGCGTCTGCTCAAAGTCGCGAAAGGCTGCCCGGGCGACCGGATCCGACTTGAGGGCCGCAAGGTGTACGTCAATGACTGGTTCGCAGGCGAGGCGTTGCCAATGCTCGAAGACGGTACGCCCATGGCCATGGTGTCGGCCGGCGTCATCCCCGAGGGCCGCTACTATTTGTGGGCCTCGCACCCGTCGAGCTTTGACTCCCGCTACGCCGAGTTCAGCCTGATTGCCGATCAGCAGATCATCGGTACGGCAACGCGGATCTTCTGATGAAACGGGTCCTCACACTGTCGTTGGTACTGGGCATGCTCAGCTTAAGCCTTGCAGCTGCCGAGGATCTCGGCACGGTGGGCAAGACCTATGAGATCGCGGAAACCGATCTCATCGCGCACATTCACTCGGAACTGGCCGCCATGCGCGACGACGGCCGCCTGGCCGAACAGCAACAGCAGATGAAAAAGCGCGCGCAAGCAACTGTTGCGCGGCCGCCCGGTCGTCACTTGCCGCGCGCGACGGAACCGCGCGTCTATCACTACGATCCCAGCGTGACGACGGACTATGACGTCATCGATCACCTCGGCAACGTCATCTATCGTGCCGGCACGACGGTCAATCCGCTCGAGTACACCACACTCGCAACGCCCATCGTGTTTTTCGACGGCGACGATGCCGTGCAAGCCCGCTGGGTGCGCGAAACTTTAGGCGACGCGCCGGATCGCTACGTGCCACTGATGACCAACGGCCCGGTGGTTGAACTCATGCAGCAATGGAACGTGCGCTTGTACTTCGATCAGCACGGCCGTTACGCCGAACAGCTCGGCGTGACAGCGCTACCCGCGGTGGTTCGGCAAGAGGGTTTGTTGCTGCGCATTGATGAGATCGCCCTGGAGACGAGCGGATGACGTTGCCAACGACGCAACAGGTCTGGCACGCGATTCGGCAATTGACGCTGGCGTCCGCGGCGCTCTCAGTCGTCGCCGCGGCGTATTGGTTTCCCGAGGCGCGGCTGCCGGTCGTGGTTTGGCTCTTGACCGTCGCCGTGGTGTGGCGGCGGTCGCCAGGGGAAAACGGATGATGCAAGTGAGGCGAGGGCGTTGGCTGCTGCTGGCCGTGGTGCTTTGGTCCGGTAGTGCCAGTGCGGCGCGCTGTGACGGTCGCTTTCCGAACCCGATTACGGATGTGTGTTGGCAGTGCATCTTTCCGCTCAAGCTCGGCAGCATTTCGTTGGCGAGCTTAGGCATGGAAGACGGCAGCAACGATGAGGCGCCGCTGATCTGTGCCTGCCCGGCACCGCCGCCGATCTTCTACCGAATTGGGCTGGGATTAAGCTTCTGGGAGCCCGCACGCGTGGCCGAAGCAGTGCAAACGCCATTTTGTGCACCGACCCTCGGCGGTGAGCAGTTGGTCGAGCCGAGTCCCCTGATGCGTCAGGGCGATGACTTTCGGGTAAACGGCGATGAGGAGAAGGCGTTTTATCACGTGCACTGGTACCACTTCCCGCTGTTTACCTGGCTGACCTTCCTCACCAACACCGCCTGCGACTACAGCGAATCCTTCGACCTGATCATGCTGTCGGAGTTTGAGCCGACCTGGAATCGCGACGATCTGGCCATGATCTTCAGCCCCGAGGCGGTGTTGTTCGCCAACCCGTTGGCGCAGGCCGCCTGCAGCGCCGATTGCGTCGCCGCCTCGAGCGCCACCGGACCGCTGGACCCGCTGATCTGGTGTGCCGGTTGCCAGAACAGTGTCTATCCCATGACCGGCAATGTCGCCGGTCACGAGTCTGCATTGCAATCCTCGCTCCTCACCGTACAGCGCATGCACACGAAAATGCACCGCTCGGCCATCTCACTGGATACGGCCACGCGCGGTGCGATGTGCAGCCCGCGAGTGCGACCGATCATGAAGAAGAACGCCTACAAAACGCAGATGCTATTGCCTCGCGCCTATACCTCGAACGCCCAATTCTATGGGGAAACGACCGCCCTCTGGGGTGCGGGCCGGCAATACCCGGTGAAGGGCGAGGACTTCAGTTATCTCATTTTCAGGCGACGGACATGCTGCGCCTTCTGATCGTGAGCGTGCTGACGATGGCGACGGCCAAGGCCGTTGCCGATGAGAAGGACTTTGCGGCTGCCGATTCGCGCATCATTGAGGTGCAGCGCGACACCGCCTCGGCAATGGAGGAAGTCGATGGCGTTGATGTCAGCAAAACGCTGCCGAGTTTTGAAGAGGCCAATCAACGATCCGAGTCGTTATCGCAAGTTCGGTTCCCACAGCTCGATGCCGAGCTGACCGATCCAAACACGCTTTCGAGCATCGCCGATCTGATGGACGATGCCCAAGCGCTCGCGGCGAAGCTGGGTGTGCCGCACGCGTCCGACCAGCGTGTATCGGTCTACGTGTTTGCCTCGTTCTCGATGCCGGACGCTTCACTCAGATCGCTGATGCGCCAGGGCGAGTTGACCGGTGTACCGATCGTGTTGCGAGGCCTGGTAAACAACTCCATCGAAGCCACGATGCGCGCGGTGCACTCATTGTTTAAAGAGGGTGAAAACCCCGAGTACGGCGCGCTCATCGATCCGACCCTGTTTCAGCGATTTGCCATCGACCAGGTGCCCACGGTGGTCGTTGCGGAAGCGGCGGCCGGTA
The DNA window shown above is from Woeseia oceani and carries:
- a CDS encoding TraE/TraK family type IV conjugative transfer system protein encodes the protein MNKNVYDSRLQNANRIVRTAMLVCGFLAIGNVVLCGVVWKTLGTQREVLLIPDIKGPISFDGGGRYNEEYLSQMATWFAQLTLTYHPSSYDYQVNELLKYADPSVYGSLKAQLLADKETLDRRKYSSVFYPDGVEVQNGVVGIRGRLQTFVGSKQIDDRPAAWRVRFTRLSTGRIAVRELKETDYDNPLGIVAAASR
- a CDS encoding TraK domain-containing protein, with the protein product MTIRWVLLLLLPVSTAFAGQTLEVEPGGTYQVRAAANDLTSIGMADNLRLQAVFGMESLVTISKDEAFGRVIIKPVSGQAFTLIVTDENGDSYSLEVTPVAGPGEVITLKRKSHRMNEALLKAERDLPFTRRLKRTLKQVAQGQVPAGYELKRRDVTVPLWVEADIRLVAVYRGAMTIEHYVLQNVSGSDMRLDEREFRTLGSVRSVAIRRHHLPPEADTDVYIVRDAGVGDAGSLRGESRERT
- a CDS encoding TraB/VirB10 family protein; this encodes MSAPEFTTSEALKKRQLVIFIGVAVIVCGALLLFLYNNAKRQAIPPHQANDRIVSQDFSTPRRVVDPEDAWITSSEVDLGEMADRLKAFERENELLRNRLDRLETSGTRASTAVQTTNPNQRSASGLLPPLGKPPPPVKSIPKPTAAVPPSGGGTGVASLQPPQPKITRVAFAKVNDRQDALVHPHINETLPAGTFVNAVMLNGLAAPTGNLGQRNPHPILLELVDAGNLPNRFSHRVRSCRIIAAGHGELSDERAYIRLERLTCVLRTGEVISKQAKGYVTGEDGKNGLAGLLVTKQGAFVARSMLAGVFSGLGRAIGQSYSNVSTSALGTVESIDPDDIGKAGVAEGVATATEKVADWYLERADEVFPFVEIEAGRIVTVTFTEDIALEANLIEKYVE
- a CDS encoding DsbC family protein, with the translated sequence MNTHSRAALLSLQALLLISPQGALRADDAAQTIASAMPGTPIKSTLPTVIDGLYEVVAGDNVLYVDSTGRYLVIGSIYDLKEDKDLSAARRAQVSQTGETSGAPRPSSVIDAVPLEAAITVGTGDRSLTVITDPGCAWCRRLWLESLNSLSGVRVHHLLLSRTPESLGILCAKDPGAALGRAFEVSATTAKTPVPSARCRSDAEEKIARVARFAERIGAVGTPVLIRDDGVIHAGFLGRDALMDWLGGDTDAS
- a CDS encoding TraV family lipoprotein — translated: MQRLKTTGAAWLMAALLSGCGTLPDTTLGHKCGIPDGVGCLSTQEVYNRTVAGDLPGLQTIEGAPTRGRDTELPIATDDAPTVIRTRAMYAPPEELRIWVNQWRDVDGDLHDDAFIYVVVGEGQWLVRD
- the traC gene encoding type IV secretion system protein TraC, which translates into the protein MPAALSEPFGKFKEFLSQHIFDNEPAAKREHGAEPPTRAAWQALLASTRFSTTLPYEYFDEVQDFFYNDDAFGFMLEVTPATSLSEENIRVFAGILGNNVAPETNLQFLLYASPDVYPGLNRWYKQRASIAARARREQGEGADQHGIYEELARRRVEYLAGGVWQSFFSDESMVVRDYRVFVCAQRPLPESGRPRESDIEQLDRLRSGLTGTYQSLGLQTQRVRPEAFINLLDTILNPRKLRTERLRWQEDLELREQVLDADTSVFVGAKGLLFENGDEARDVRCFTVREYPQAWAGWLAADLIGDFMNNNRRISCPFLTTVTVHFPDQVQASATAKTKSMRATQMADSDAGKHVPSWADKKREWQFVAQKLEQGHTLARVNYQTILFAPKGRGNECEQELLGVYSNAGWHLSKETNISMPAFMSALPLAAGPRLVKEAETLIRWRSLLTWTAANIAPMLAEWKGDGSPLLQLIGRRGQLIAVDPWQNKAGNYNIAVSAASGAGKSVFTEELITSVLGVGGRAWVFDRGRSYEHLCHLLDGQFIEFSPKSDICLNPFTNIKNWSGIPDAELPLSDDEQRARDRAGAEGVMLKYVVAQMVNPDASPDQMTMGWIERALNTVWHERGTDGDVTAVRDVLAASSDQRQRDLADSLYPYTKDGFFGRYFNGPANLDLNRDFVVLETQELDSRPELQSVVVLLLMLKITQSMYLGERARRKLCVIDEAWKLMGRGNAGQFIEEGYRTARKFEGAFMTVTQRVNDYYKSGTAQAALDNADYLYLLRQKKESIRQLIESKRLPTGEESEALLASISTRQGLYSEVAVVGPEGVGVGRLVLDPFTEKLYSSKGVEYEAIQRALRSGQSLTEAVSDLAAGARR
- a CDS encoding TrbI F-type domain-containing protein — its product is MTHESEKRAAHARSGFRSHCLVGIVSGAVAALAVLAGQSLLAPPPLRVATVDINSLVLGEIERLQQRGMDPARAEAYAQLWGPLLDKSVRGIADDYGVVLLASPAVAAGAPDLTNVLKERLDRDLDAFP
- a CDS encoding S26 family signal peptidase yields the protein MPFPKSHTAFRLTAVLLLPMLVLLIADRLIAPHYRLAVNESDSLPGTVFLVKTGVLPRCGPVMGEHVQIQMRRDARWYSGMRLLKVAKGCPGDRIRLEGRKVYVNDWFAGEALPMLEDGTPMAMVSAGVIPEGRYYLWASHPSSFDSRYAEFSLIADQQIIGTATRIF
- the traW gene encoding type-F conjugative transfer system protein TraW; amino-acid sequence: MKRVLTLSLVLGMLSLSLAAAEDLGTVGKTYEIAETDLIAHIHSELAAMRDDGRLAEQQQQMKKRAQATVARPPGRHLPRATEPRVYHYDPSVTTDYDVIDHLGNVIYRAGTTVNPLEYTTLATPIVFFDGDDAVQARWVRETLGDAPDRYVPLMTNGPVVELMQQWNVRLYFDQHGRYAEQLGVTALPAVVRQEGLLLRIDEIALETSG
- the traU gene encoding conjugal transfer pilus assembly protein TraU, with the protein product MQVRRGRWLLLAVVLWSGSASAARCDGRFPNPITDVCWQCIFPLKLGSISLASLGMEDGSNDEAPLICACPAPPPIFYRIGLGLSFWEPARVAEAVQTPFCAPTLGGEQLVEPSPLMRQGDDFRVNGDEEKAFYHVHWYHFPLFTWLTFLTNTACDYSESFDLIMLSEFEPTWNRDDLAMIFSPEAVLFANPLAQAACSADCVAASSATGPLDPLIWCAGCQNSVYPMTGNVAGHESALQSSLLTVQRMHTKMHRSAISLDTATRGAMCSPRVRPIMKKNAYKTQMLLPRAYTSNAQFYGETTALWGAGRQYPVKGEDFSYLIFRRRTCCAF
- the trbC gene encoding type-F conjugative transfer system pilin assembly protein TrbC codes for the protein MLRLLIVSVLTMATAKAVADEKDFAAADSRIIEVQRDTASAMEEVDGVDVSKTLPSFEEANQRSESLSQVRFPQLDAELTDPNTLSSIADLMDDAQALAAKLGVPHASDQRVSVYVFASFSMPDASLRSLMRQGELTGVPIVLRGLVNNSIEATMRAVHSLFKEGENPEYGALIDPTLFQRFAIDQVPTVVVAEAAAGTCTPTDCPTPEHVKIAGDVPLRYALDRIALAKPQYRHELRALMRKLEPERQW